Proteins found in one Streptococcus anginosus subsp. whileyi MAS624 genomic segment:
- a CDS encoding RNA-binding protein, whose protein sequence is MKNSKHLYQHFAEEDREFVDKSLEQMQRVEDSYSFEVTSFVNPHQVEVLRNLGNRLQLQIFSSSDYYTSEFAKVIIAPLYYELQLNDFEMDLLEISYANKFHHLTHSQIMGTLLNQLGIERKVFGDILVASGRAQIMVDKKFTQFFIDHISRIAKTPLKLKQVDFSQQIIAQADSKLRDVLVSSMRLDKVVAASFHLSRSIAARLIATKQVKVNYSMLDNPSHHLLLNDLISVRGYGRVKVLRENGFSKNGKYKLTVELLSSK, encoded by the coding sequence ATGAAAAATAGCAAACATTTATATCAACATTTTGCAGAAGAAGATCGTGAATTTGTTGATAAAAGTTTAGAACAGATGCAGCGAGTTGAAGATTCTTATTCTTTTGAAGTGACTTCGTTTGTAAATCCACATCAAGTTGAAGTTTTGCGAAATCTTGGGAATCGCTTACAATTGCAAATATTTTCAAGTTCGGATTATTATACGAGTGAATTTGCTAAAGTCATTATTGCTCCTCTCTACTATGAGTTGCAATTAAATGATTTTGAAATGGATCTGTTAGAAATCAGCTATGCGAATAAATTTCACCACTTAACCCATTCGCAAATAATGGGAACGTTATTGAATCAATTAGGGATTGAACGTAAAGTGTTTGGTGATATTCTTGTAGCTTCAGGTAGAGCACAAATTATGGTAGATAAGAAATTCACTCAATTTTTCATCGATCATATCTCAAGGATAGCAAAGACACCTTTAAAATTAAAGCAAGTAGATTTTTCACAACAAATTATCGCTCAAGCTGATTCAAAGCTAAGAGATGTGCTTGTCTCTAGTATGCGTTTGGATAAAGTGGTAGCTGCCTCATTTCATTTGTCACGAAGCATTGCCGCTCGGCTGATAGCAACAAAGCAAGTTAAGGTAAACTATTCCATGCTGGATAATCCCAGTCATCATTTGTTATTGAATGACTTAATTAGTGTACGAGGATATGGGAGAGTAAAAGTTTTAAGAGAAAATGGCTTTTCAAAAAATGGGAAGTATAAGTTAACTGTTGAATTATTGTCTAGTAAGTAA
- a CDS encoding YggT family protein, which yields MVWIVNILYNLVRLYSFILVVYALLSWFPGAYQTSFGQLILRIVEPVLKPFQRFNLQFAGIDWTVLVVIFLLNFVSGIILNALLLLA from the coding sequence ATGGTTTGGATTGTAAATATACTTTATAATTTAGTGAGATTATATTCATTTATTTTAGTGGTGTATGCTCTTTTATCATGGTTTCCAGGTGCCTATCAAACGTCGTTTGGTCAGTTGATTTTACGGATAGTAGAGCCTGTTTTAAAACCATTTCAACGTTTCAACCTACAATTTGCTGGGATTGATTGGACGGTTCTTGTTGTTATCTTTCTTCTGAATTTTGTTTCTGGCATCATTTTGAATGCCCTTTTGCTTTTAGCTTAA
- a CDS encoding YggS family pyridoxal phosphate-dependent enzyme, whose translation MDLEKNTYQVLENVAQATQKANRSKNSVEVIAVTKYVDSSTAKELVKAGIHHIGENRVDKFLEKYQALKDERVTWHLIGTLQRRKVKDVINYVDYFHALDSVKLAQEINKRAEHIIKCFLQVNISKEASKHGFAIEEIDTILPELEKLENIQIVGLMTMAPIEADEAELNAIFQQAYKLQQRLQRKQLPNMPFTDLSMGMSRDYAIAIANGSTFVRIGIAFFK comes from the coding sequence ATGGATTTAGAAAAGAATACATATCAAGTTTTGGAAAATGTAGCGCAAGCTACTCAAAAAGCCAATCGCTCAAAAAATTCAGTAGAAGTAATAGCTGTCACCAAATATGTTGACAGCTCTACTGCTAAAGAGCTGGTTAAAGCAGGAATTCATCATATCGGTGAAAATCGAGTTGATAAATTTCTAGAGAAATATCAGGCTCTGAAAGATGAACGTGTAACTTGGCACTTAATTGGTACACTTCAAAGGCGGAAAGTGAAAGATGTCATCAATTATGTTGACTATTTCCATGCCTTAGATTCAGTAAAATTAGCTCAAGAAATCAATAAAAGAGCTGAACATATCATTAAATGCTTTTTACAAGTAAATATTTCCAAAGAAGCTAGTAAACATGGTTTTGCTATAGAGGAAATAGATACGATTTTACCTGAGCTAGAAAAACTTGAAAACATTCAGATTGTAGGTTTGATGACAATGGCACCGATTGAAGCAGATGAAGCGGAATTAAATGCCATTTTCCAACAAGCCTATAAATTACAGCAAAGATTACAACGTAAACAGTTACCTAATATGCCTTTTACTGATTTAAGTATGGGAATGAGCCGTGATTATGCAATAGCTATTGCAAATGGTTCGACTTTTGTCAGAATTGGTATTGCATTTTTTAAATAG
- the ftsZ gene encoding cell division protein FtsZ — MTFSFDTAAAQGAVIKVIGIGGGGGNAINRMIDEGVSGVEFIAANTDVQALSGSKAETVIQLGPKLTRGLGAGGQPEIGRKAAEESEEVLTEALTGADMVFITAGMGGGSGTGAAPVIARIAKGLGALTVAVVTRPFGFEGSKRGNFAIEGINELREHVDTLLIISNNNLLEIVDKKTPLLEALSEADNVLRQGVQGITDLITSPGLINLDFADVKTVMANKGDALMGIGIGSGEERVIEAARKAIYSPLLETTIDGAEDVIINVTGGLDMTLIEAEEASEIVNQAAGHGVNIWLGTSIDDSMKDEIRVTVVATGVRQEKIDRVSGVRPVAQQNSYAAGTRENRNSRGSQGYDRNFDLTENLEVPKPSRQRTEAPQASAFGDWDLRRENIVRSTDASAAPAVERYEDTSSDDDELETPPFFKNR, encoded by the coding sequence ATGACATTTTCATTTGATACAGCTGCGGCACAAGGAGCAGTAATTAAAGTTATTGGTATCGGTGGTGGTGGTGGTAATGCCATTAACCGCATGATTGATGAAGGAGTATCAGGCGTTGAATTTATCGCCGCCAATACAGATGTACAAGCTCTTAGTGGCTCAAAAGCAGAAACAGTTATTCAGCTTGGACCAAAGTTGACTCGCGGTCTAGGTGCTGGAGGACAGCCTGAAATCGGTCGTAAAGCGGCTGAAGAAAGCGAAGAAGTGTTGACGGAAGCTCTTACGGGAGCTGATATGGTCTTTATTACTGCTGGTATGGGCGGTGGCTCTGGTACAGGTGCTGCACCAGTTATTGCTCGTATTGCAAAAGGTCTTGGTGCCTTAACTGTTGCAGTTGTTACTCGTCCGTTTGGCTTTGAAGGAAGTAAGCGTGGTAACTTTGCGATTGAAGGAATCAATGAACTTCGTGAGCATGTAGACACACTTCTTATCATTTCAAACAATAATTTACTTGAAATTGTTGATAAGAAAACTCCTCTTCTTGAAGCATTGAGCGAAGCAGACAATGTCCTTCGTCAAGGTGTACAAGGAATTACGGACTTGATTACAAGCCCAGGACTTATTAACCTTGACTTTGCCGATGTAAAAACCGTTATGGCAAATAAAGGTGATGCTCTTATGGGAATCGGTATTGGTAGTGGCGAAGAACGTGTTATTGAAGCTGCACGTAAGGCTATCTATTCACCGCTTCTTGAAACAACGATTGATGGAGCTGAAGATGTCATTATCAACGTTACAGGTGGTCTTGATATGACCTTGATTGAAGCAGAAGAAGCATCAGAAATCGTCAATCAAGCAGCAGGTCATGGTGTTAATATTTGGTTAGGTACTTCTATTGACGACAGCATGAAAGATGAAATTCGTGTGACAGTTGTTGCAACGGGTGTTCGTCAAGAAAAAATTGATCGAGTAAGTGGTGTTCGTCCAGTTGCTCAACAAAATTCTTATGCAGCTGGAACTCGTGAAAATCGTAATTCTAGAGGAAGCCAAGGTTATGACCGTAACTTTGATTTGACTGAAAATCTTGAAGTTCCAAAGCCAAGTCGTCAACGGACAGAAGCGCCACAGGCTTCAGCATTTGGTGATTGGGATTTGCGTCGTGAAAATATTGTTCGCTCAACAGATGCGAGTGCTGCACCAGCCGTGGAACGTTATGAAGACACTAGTTCTGATGACGATGAATTAGAAACACCACCTTTCTTTAAAAACCGTTAA
- a CDS encoding DivIVA domain-containing protein, which translates to MAITSLEIKDKAFAHKFRGYDVDEVDEFLDIIVQDYEDLVRVNHEQESKIKNLEERLTYFDEMKDSLSQAVLIAQDTAERVKQAANDRSENIVHKAEQEAQHLLDEAKYKANEILRQATDNAKKVAVETEELKNKTRVFHQRLKSTIESQLSIVNSSEWEDILRPTATYLQTSDEAFKEVVQSALGEVVTTPEEDEVDVTRQFSPEEMEELQRRIEEANRELAETQAFETLDESVLGLNLTNAETSTDNSEATSTESVDIL; encoded by the coding sequence ATGGCTATTACATCGTTAGAAATTAAAGATAAAGCTTTTGCTCACAAATTTAGAGGATATGATGTTGATGAAGTAGATGAATTTCTTGATATCATTGTCCAAGATTACGAAGATTTAGTTCGTGTCAATCATGAGCAAGAGTCAAAAATTAAAAATCTGGAAGAACGTTTGACCTATTTTGACGAGATGAAGGATTCCCTTAGCCAGGCTGTATTGATTGCACAAGATACAGCAGAACGTGTGAAACAAGCGGCAAATGACCGTTCTGAAAACATTGTTCATAAAGCTGAGCAAGAAGCCCAACATTTGTTGGATGAGGCAAAATACAAGGCTAATGAAATTCTTCGTCAAGCGACAGATAATGCTAAGAAAGTGGCTGTTGAAACAGAAGAATTGAAAAATAAAACGCGTGTCTTCCACCAACGTTTAAAATCAACCATTGAAAGTCAATTAAGCATTGTGAATTCTTCAGAATGGGAAGATATTCTTCGTCCAACAGCTACTTACTTGCAAACAAGCGATGAAGCTTTTAAAGAAGTTGTTCAGTCTGCTTTAGGTGAAGTCGTAACGACTCCAGAAGAGGATGAAGTGGATGTGACGCGTCAGTTCTCTCCAGAGGAAATGGAAGAATTACAAAGACGCATTGAAGAAGCAAATCGTGAATTAGCCGAAACACAAGCGTTTGAAACATTAGATGAGTCTGTCTTAGGATTAAATCTGACAAATGCTGAGACTTCAACAGATAACTCAGAAGCTACTTCAACAGAATCTGTAGATATTTTATAA
- the ileS gene encoding isoleucine--tRNA ligase translates to MKLKETLNLGKTAFPMRAGLPNKEPLWQKEWEDAKLYQRRQELNEGKPHFTLHDGPPYANGNIHVGHAMNKISKDIIVRSKSMSGYYAPYIPGWDTHGLPIEQVLAKQGVKRKEMDLAEYLKLCRDYALSQVDKQREDFKRLGVSGDWEHPYVTLTPDYEAAQIRVFGEMAKKGYIYRGAKPVYWSWSSESALAEAEIEYHDLVSTSLYYANKVKDGKNVLDTDTYIVVWTTTPFTITASRGLTVGADFDYVVVKPAGESRKFVVAADLLNSLSEKFGWEDVEVLATHRGAELNHIVTEHPWDEEVDELVILGDHVTLDSGTGIVHTAPGFGEDDYNVGIANGLEVAVTVNERGIMMENAGPDFAGQFYDKVVPTVIEKLGQLLLAQEEISHSYPFDWRTKKPIIWRAVPQWFASVSKFRQEILDEIEKVKFHSEWGKVRLYNMIRDRGDWVISRQRAWGVPLPIFYAEDGTPIMTEQTIEHVAELFTEHGSIIWWQREAKDLLPEGFTHPESPNGTFTKETDIMDVWFDSGSSWNGVVVNRPELTYPADLYLEGSDQYRGWFNSSMITSVANHGVAPYKQILSQGFALDGKGEKMSKSLGNTIAPSDVERQFGAEILRLWVTSVDSSNDVRISMDILGQVSETYRKIRNTLRFLIANTSDFNPKEDAVAYDDLRSVDKYMTVRFNQLVKTIREAYANFEFLDIYKAIVNFVTVDLSAFYLDFAKDVVYIEAAKSLERRQMQTVFYDILVNITKLLTPILPHTAEEIWSYLEHEPEEFVQLAELPDAQTFLNEEELLDTWTAFMHFRSQAQKALEEARNEKVIGKSLEAHLTVYPNEVVRTLLEAVNSDVAQLLIVSKLTIADGEAPEKAIAFEDVAFTVEHAEGQVCERCRRVDETVKECSYHAIVCDHCAEIVEEHFAQAVAEGFETK, encoded by the coding sequence ATGAAATTAAAAGAAACTCTTAATCTTGGAAAAACAGCTTTTCCAATGCGTGCTGGTTTGCCGAATAAAGAACCTCTTTGGCAAAAAGAGTGGGAAGATGCAAAGTTGTATCAACGTCGTCAAGAATTGAATGAAGGTAAACCACACTTTACACTTCACGATGGCCCTCCTTATGCTAATGGAAATATTCACGTTGGTCATGCCATGAATAAGATTTCAAAAGATATTATTGTGCGTTCAAAATCTATGTCTGGCTATTATGCGCCTTACATTCCAGGTTGGGATACTCATGGTCTTCCAATTGAGCAAGTCCTAGCGAAGCAAGGTGTGAAACGCAAAGAAATGGATTTGGCAGAGTATTTAAAGCTTTGTCGTGATTACGCACTCAGCCAAGTAGACAAACAACGTGAAGATTTCAAACGCTTAGGTGTTTCTGGTGATTGGGAGCATCCGTATGTGACGTTGACTCCGGATTATGAAGCTGCTCAAATTCGCGTATTTGGAGAAATGGCGAAAAAAGGCTATATCTACCGCGGTGCGAAGCCGGTTTATTGGTCATGGTCATCTGAATCAGCTCTTGCAGAGGCAGAAATTGAGTATCATGATTTGGTTTCAACCTCTCTTTACTATGCAAATAAGGTAAAAGACGGCAAAAATGTGCTAGATACAGATACTTATATTGTAGTTTGGACGACAACACCATTTACTATTACGGCTTCTCGTGGTTTGACAGTAGGTGCGGACTTTGATTATGTTGTGGTAAAGCCCGCTGGGGAAAGTCGTAAATTTGTCGTTGCTGCTGATCTGCTCAATAGCTTGTCTGAAAAATTTGGTTGGGAAGATGTGGAGGTCTTGGCAACTCATCGCGGTGCTGAACTGAACCATATCGTGACAGAGCACCCGTGGGATGAGGAAGTAGATGAATTGGTGATTCTTGGTGACCACGTTACACTAGATTCAGGTACAGGGATTGTCCATACAGCTCCTGGTTTTGGTGAGGACGACTACAATGTTGGGATTGCAAATGGCTTAGAAGTAGCCGTTACAGTTAATGAACGTGGTATCATGATGGAAAATGCTGGCCCAGATTTTGCAGGGCAATTTTATGACAAGGTAGTTCCTACAGTAATTGAAAAGTTAGGTCAACTTCTCCTTGCGCAAGAAGAAATTTCTCACTCCTACCCATTTGACTGGCGGACGAAAAAGCCAATAATTTGGCGTGCGGTACCGCAATGGTTTGCTTCAGTTTCAAAATTCCGTCAGGAAATTCTTGATGAGATTGAAAAAGTGAAGTTCCACTCTGAATGGGGTAAAGTTCGTCTTTACAATATGATCCGTGACCGTGGAGATTGGGTCATTTCGCGTCAGCGGGCTTGGGGAGTGCCACTTCCAATCTTCTATGCGGAGGACGGCACACCGATTATGACAGAGCAAACAATTGAGCATGTGGCTGAGCTCTTTACGGAACATGGCTCTATCATTTGGTGGCAACGAGAAGCGAAAGATTTGCTTCCAGAAGGATTTACTCATCCAGAGTCACCAAATGGTACATTCACTAAAGAAACGGACATCATGGACGTGTGGTTTGATTCTGGTTCTTCTTGGAATGGTGTGGTGGTCAATCGTCCTGAATTGACTTATCCTGCTGACCTTTATCTTGAAGGTTCTGACCAATATCGTGGCTGGTTTAACTCCTCTATGATTACTTCTGTTGCAAATCATGGAGTGGCTCCTTATAAACAAATCCTTTCACAAGGGTTTGCTTTGGACGGCAAAGGCGAGAAGATGTCTAAGTCTCTCGGCAACACCATTGCTCCAAGTGATGTTGAAAGACAATTTGGAGCTGAAATCTTGCGCCTTTGGGTGACGAGTGTGGATTCTAGCAACGATGTGCGTATCTCTATGGATATTCTTGGTCAAGTGTCTGAAACCTACCGAAAAATCCGTAACACCCTGCGTTTCTTGATTGCTAATACTTCTGATTTTAATCCGAAAGAAGACGCTGTTGCTTATGATGACCTTCGCTCTGTTGATAAGTACATGACTGTTCGCTTTAACCAACTTGTCAAGACGATTCGTGAGGCTTATGCCAACTTTGAATTTTTGGATATTTACAAAGCGATTGTAAACTTTGTGACAGTTGATTTATCAGCTTTCTATCTTGATTTTGCAAAAGATGTTGTCTATATTGAAGCAGCTAAATCATTGGAACGCCGTCAAATGCAGACCGTCTTTTACGATATTTTAGTAAACATTACAAAATTGTTGACCCCAATTCTTCCACATACAGCAGAAGAAATCTGGTCTTATTTAGAACATGAGCCAGAAGAATTTGTTCAGTTAGCGGAATTGCCAGATGCGCAGACTTTCCTTAATGAGGAAGAACTGTTGGATACTTGGACAGCCTTTATGCACTTCCGCAGTCAAGCTCAAAAAGCTTTGGAAGAAGCACGTAATGAAAAGGTTATTGGAAAATCCTTGGAAGCTCACTTAACGGTTTATCCAAATGAAGTAGTGAGAACATTGCTTGAAGCGGTTAATAGCGACGTTGCGCAACTTCTCATTGTCTCTAAATTAACAATCGCAGACGGGGAAGCTCCTGAAAAAGCTATTGCTTTCGAGGATGTAGCTTTTACAGTTGAGCATGCAGAGGGACAAGTTTGTGAACGTTGCCGTCGGGTAGATGAAACAGTCAAAGAATGTAGCTATCATGCAATTGTTTGTGACCACTGCGCAGAAATCGTTGAAGAACATTTTGCGCAAGCAGTTGCAGAAGGATTTGAAACAAAATAA
- a CDS encoding cell division protein FtsQ/DivIB, whose protein sequence is MTKKKQEDQKEQETEKLSEWQKRNKEYLEKKAQEEAEKEKELAEQKKQHLPSSEKENVEKNDENTEEVTADTQENESEEAEKPTETETSEEEQDEPLLDKAALRKKKKAERKQAKREAKETREKIAPRHVYRALPVLILSSVLLILAVYFISPYSKLKNIEVTGNKQLSKTEVLDASSIQKEDYTLTTYLSQKAHARNIKLSSLWVKKAEISYQFPITFKIKVTEYTVVAYDYSGEQYFPVLSSGEEIATPVKKSQLPKSYITLDFSDKAMLKKFVQQLSGISNTIKSEIQTVQHTPSKATEDLLTITMTDGNKILVPLSEVGKKLPYYEKIKPQLTETSTVDMEAGIFSYRNS, encoded by the coding sequence ATGACAAAAAAGAAGCAAGAGGATCAGAAAGAGCAAGAAACAGAAAAACTTTCTGAGTGGCAAAAAAGAAACAAGGAATACCTTGAAAAAAAGGCTCAAGAAGAAGCTGAAAAAGAGAAAGAACTAGCAGAGCAAAAAAAGCAGCATTTGCCAAGTTCTGAAAAAGAGAATGTCGAAAAGAATGATGAAAATACAGAAGAAGTGACAGCGGATACTCAAGAGAACGAGTCAGAGGAAGCGGAAAAGCCTACCGAGACAGAAACTTCTGAGGAAGAACAAGATGAACCTCTTCTTGATAAAGCAGCCTTGCGAAAAAAGAAGAAAGCAGAACGCAAACAAGCTAAGCGGGAAGCAAAAGAGACAAGAGAAAAAATCGCTCCTCGCCATGTTTACCGTGCTCTTCCAGTCTTGATTCTAAGTTCTGTTTTGTTGATTTTAGCTGTTTATTTTATAAGCCCCTATTCAAAATTAAAGAATATAGAGGTAACGGGCAATAAACAGCTTTCAAAAACAGAGGTGCTGGATGCTTCTAGTATTCAAAAAGAGGATTACACCTTGACGACATATTTAAGTCAAAAGGCACATGCTAGAAATATTAAATTGTCAAGTCTATGGGTGAAAAAAGCAGAGATAAGTTACCAATTTCCAATTACATTTAAAATAAAAGTAACAGAATATACAGTTGTTGCTTATGATTATTCTGGGGAGCAGTATTTCCCAGTATTATCTAGTGGAGAAGAAATTGCTACTCCAGTTAAAAAATCACAGTTGCCAAAAAGTTATATAACACTTGATTTTTCAGATAAAGCAATGCTTAAGAAATTTGTGCAACAATTATCAGGTATTTCTAATACAATCAAATCAGAAATTCAAACGGTTCAGCATACACCGAGTAAAGCGACTGAAGATTTACTGACAATCACTATGACAGATGGAAATAAAATTCTAGTTCCCTTGTCAGAAGTGGGCAAAAAGCTACCTTATTATGAAAAAATAAAACCACAACTAACAGAAACAAGTACTGTAGATATGGAAGCAGGAATATTTAGTTATAGAAATAGCTAA
- the murD gene encoding UDP-N-acetylmuramoyl-L-alanine--D-glutamate ligase, with amino-acid sequence MKHITNFANKKVLVLGLAKSGESAARLLDKLGAIVTVNDGKPFEENPAAQSLLEEGIKVVTGGHPLELLDEEFELMVKNPGIRYDNPMVKKALEKEIPVITEVELAYLISDAPIIGITGSNGKTTTTTMIAEVLTAGGQSGLLSGNIGFPSSQVATTATQNDTLVMELSSFQLMGIETFHPEIAVITNLMPTHIDYHGSFENYVAAKWNIQKNMSKSDFLVLNFNQTLAKELAAKTQATVVSFSTTEKVDGAYLEGNMLTFRGEPVMAADELGVPGSHNVENALATIAVAKLRGIENQVIKETLAGFGGVKHRLQYVGEINHVKFYNDSKSTNILATQKALSGFDNSKVILIAGGLDRGNEFDELVPNIQGLKKMVILGESAARVKRAADKAGVSYMDAADVKDATQKAFAEAQAGDIVLLSPANASWDMYPNFEVRGDEFIATFEELKG; translated from the coding sequence ATGAAGCACATTACAAATTTTGCAAATAAGAAAGTTTTAGTTTTAGGCTTGGCCAAGTCTGGTGAATCCGCTGCTCGTTTACTAGATAAGTTGGGAGCGATTGTCACAGTGAATGACGGAAAGCCATTTGAGGAAAATCCTGCTGCTCAGTCTCTTCTTGAAGAAGGCATCAAAGTAGTAACAGGTGGTCATCCTTTGGAACTCTTGGATGAAGAATTTGAACTAATGGTCAAAAATCCTGGTATTCGTTACGACAACCCTATGGTCAAGAAAGCATTGGAAAAGGAAATCCCAGTCATCACTGAAGTTGAGTTGGCTTATTTGATTTCAGATGCTCCAATTATTGGGATTACGGGTTCTAATGGAAAAACAACAACAACGACGATGATTGCGGAAGTCTTGACTGCAGGTGGTCAAAGTGGTCTACTTTCTGGAAATATTGGTTTTCCATCCAGTCAAGTTGCAACAACTGCAACCCAAAATGATACTCTAGTTATGGAGTTGTCTTCTTTCCAACTCATGGGTATTGAAACCTTTCACCCAGAGATTGCAGTGATTACCAACTTGATGCCAACTCACATTGATTATCATGGCTCTTTTGAAAATTATGTGGCGGCTAAATGGAACATTCAAAAAAATATGAGCAAATCTGACTTCCTCGTATTGAATTTCAACCAAACATTAGCGAAAGAGCTGGCCGCAAAGACGCAAGCGACCGTTGTATCATTTTCAACGACAGAAAAGGTAGACGGCGCTTACTTAGAGGGAAACATGTTGACCTTCCGTGGAGAGCCTGTTATGGCAGCAGATGAGCTTGGCGTTCCGGGCAGTCATAATGTTGAAAATGCCCTCGCAACTATTGCAGTTGCGAAACTGCGTGGCATTGAAAATCAAGTCATCAAAGAAACTTTGGCAGGTTTTGGCGGTGTTAAACATCGTCTCCAATATGTCGGTGAAATCAACCATGTTAAATTTTATAACGATAGCAAATCCACAAATATTCTTGCAACGCAAAAGGCTTTATCTGGTTTTGACAATAGTAAGGTCATCTTGATTGCTGGTGGACTGGACCGTGGCAATGAATTTGACGAATTGGTGCCAAATATTCAAGGATTGAAGAAAATGGTTATTCTTGGAGAATCTGCAGCACGTGTCAAGAGAGCAGCAGATAAAGCAGGTGTGAGCTATATGGATGCTGCTGATGTGAAAGACGCGACGCAAAAAGCTTTTGCTGAAGCTCAAGCAGGTGACATTGTTCTTCTCAGTCCTGCAAATGCTAGCTGGGACATGTATCCAAATTTTGAAGTCCGTGGCGATGAGTTTATTGCAACATTTGAAGAATTAAAGGGTTAA
- a CDS encoding UDP-N-acetylglucosamine--N-acetylmuramyl-(pentapeptide) pyrophosphoryl-undecaprenol N-acetylglucosamine transferase → MKKIVFTGGGTVGHVTLNLLLIPKFLEAGWQVHYIGDKHGIEYQEIQKSGLDITFHSIATGKLRRYFSWQNMLDVFKVAWGILQSLGIMVKVRPQALFSKGGFVSVPPVIAARLAGIPVYVHESDLSIGLANKIAYKCAIKMYSTFEQAHALTKIEHVGAVTKVGEKTTAPNEQIQAIRQHFDENLPTLLFVGGSAGARVFNDFVTANKAELTQHYNIINLSGDASLDELSSHLYRIAYVTDLYQPLMDLADVVVTRGGSNTIFELLAMAKLHVIVPLGREASRGDQIENADYFVKKGYAKKLDEPQLNLENLQKMIAELLEQKAFYEENMKQSHEIKSLDEFYNLLKNDMDKGRK, encoded by the coding sequence ATGAAAAAGATTGTATTTACAGGTGGAGGAACGGTTGGTCATGTGACTCTAAACCTTCTACTCATTCCAAAATTCCTAGAAGCAGGCTGGCAAGTTCACTATATTGGTGATAAGCATGGGATTGAATACCAAGAAATCCAGAAATCAGGTTTGGATATCACTTTTCATTCTATAGCGACGGGGAAATTACGTCGTTACTTTTCTTGGCAAAATATGTTAGATGTATTCAAAGTGGCTTGGGGTATTTTGCAATCTTTAGGAATTATGGTAAAGGTTCGTCCGCAAGCTCTCTTTTCTAAGGGTGGTTTTGTATCGGTTCCTCCTGTTATTGCAGCTCGCTTAGCTGGGATTCCAGTTTATGTACATGAATCAGACCTCTCTATTGGTCTAGCAAATAAAATTGCTTACAAATGTGCGATAAAAATGTATTCTACTTTTGAACAAGCCCATGCGTTGACAAAAATTGAGCATGTGGGAGCTGTGACAAAAGTAGGAGAAAAAACAACTGCTCCAAATGAGCAGATTCAAGCGATTCGGCAGCATTTTGATGAAAACCTTCCGACACTTCTGTTTGTTGGTGGGTCAGCCGGAGCAAGGGTTTTTAATGATTTTGTAACGGCAAATAAAGCAGAGCTAACTCAGCATTACAATATTATCAATTTATCAGGCGATGCTAGTTTAGACGAATTATCAAGTCATCTCTACCGAATTGCCTATGTGACTGACCTCTATCAACCATTGATGGATTTGGCGGATGTCGTTGTTACACGTGGCGGCTCTAATACTATTTTTGAATTGTTGGCTATGGCAAAACTCCATGTAATTGTTCCTTTGGGACGCGAAGCAAGTCGCGGTGATCAGATTGAAAATGCGGATTATTTTGTAAAAAAAGGCTATGCTAAAAAATTAGACGAGCCTCAACTGAATTTAGAAAATCTTCAAAAAATGATTGCAGAGTTGCTTGAACAGAAAGCATTTTATGAAGAAAACATGAAACAGTCCCACGAAATAAAATCGTTAGATGAATTTTATAATCTTTTAAAAAATGACATGGACAAAGGAAGAAAATGA
- a CDS encoding DUF3165 family protein, with translation MFYLIFGILILLFYIFAAPQSIKGTLNVVVLVIALVAFIILLGLAVFQIFQLPSEFFVGIAMIGVAYFSLRDISKLSQKDRKVSFRSKLRNRQE, from the coding sequence ATGTTTTATTTGATTTTTGGAATTCTCATTTTGTTATTTTACATTTTTGCTGCTCCACAGAGCATTAAAGGGACTTTAAATGTAGTAGTTTTAGTGATTGCTCTAGTCGCTTTTATCATTTTATTAGGATTGGCAGTATTTCAGATTTTTCAATTACCGTCTGAATTTTTCGTAGGAATTGCAATGATTGGCGTAGCTTATTTTTCTCTACGTGATATTTCAAAATTGTCACAAAAAGATAGAAAAGTATCGTTTCGCTCAAAACTTCGTAACAGACAAGAATAA